CAGACCTTGGTTGAATTAGCTGAACGCCTGGGGATTTCGACCGAGATTATGAAGCGTAAGCTTGATGCGCCGTGGGTGAAAGACGATTTGTTCGTACCCATCTTGAACCTCAATGCCCAGCAGGGCAGAATGGATTACAGTGATCTGCCAGGCGTTGTAAAGAAGAAGGAACGTGCTCGAGTCTACCCTTACGGCGCGGCGGCAGCACATCTAACAGGCTACATCCGACAAGTGACAGAGGAGGATTTGGCCCATGCGCCCGAGGCGCAGTATAGACCGACTGAACTTATAGGTAAATCAGGATCCGAGCAGGTATATAATGAAGTGCTGCGTGGCCGGGACGGTAAGCGGATCTCGATCGTGGATTCCTCGGGTAAGGTCAAAGAAATCGTAGCCGAGAAGGAAGCGGTAGATGGTCAGGATATTCGTTTAACCATTGATGCTGAACTTCAAAAATCCATATTTGCTTCATTTCGTGAGGATGCAGGTACCGCAGCAGCCATCAACCCCAAGACCGGAGAAATCTTGGCATTGGTTAACAGCCCGTCCTATGATCCCAATGCTTTCATTGTTGGATTATCGACAGAGCAGTGGGATGAGTGGAACCACAATCCGGATAAACCGCTATTGAATCGATTCACGAAGCTGTACGCTCCGGGCTCGGTATTTAAACCGATCACGGCTGCGGTTGGTCTGAAGCTTGGGGTTACTACCCCTGGAAAGGTCAGGGAGATCCACGGCTTGCGTTGGTCCAAAGACCCGAGCTGGGGAAATTATTACGTGACACGCGTGAAGGAAGTACCCGTCCTGAATCTGAGAGATGCTCTTGTGTATTCAGATAACATCTATCTGGCACAGGAAGCATTGGAGATGGGTGCGGATCCTTTTCTGAAGGAAGCTGTAAAATTCGGGTTCGAAGAGGGATTGCCGCTTCCATTCCCTTTCCCGAAAGCAAGCTTGGCTAATGAGGGGATCAAGAACGAAATTCAACTCGCGGACTCCGGATATGGTCAAGGTGAAGTACTCATGAGTCCTTTACATTTGGCATTGGCCTATACTCCCTTCATTAATGGCGGGAAGCTGATTCAGCCTGTACTGGATTTATCAGAGCAGGAGAACAAGCCTCAGAAGACAAGAGAGGTGTTGGATTC
This Paenibacillus sp. JZ16 DNA region includes the following protein-coding sequences:
- a CDS encoding penicillin-binding transpeptidase domain-containing protein; this translates as MGSMHFKWTWLSLCLIVMVILTGCDRIKESDPGEIVKQYVEWWEQGSYESMYDVLSLESRQKMTKEDFITRFRNIYEGIGAEDLTITTDFTAQDASETRDERVFYPYQIQLETSAGRVQAEGSFELLKEEDPTETKKLSWRMVWQPSLILPAMDALDKVNVQTLPSSRGEILDRNGHGLAINGTIEVIGIVPGKLGADGEQTLVELAERLGISTEIMKRKLDAPWVKDDLFVPILNLNAQQGRMDYSDLPGVVKKKERARVYPYGAAAAHLTGYIRQVTEEDLAHAPEAQYRPTELIGKSGSEQVYNEVLRGRDGKRISIVDSSGKVKEIVAEKEAVDGQDIRLTIDAELQKSIFASFREDAGTAAAINPKTGEILALVNSPSYDPNAFIVGLSTEQWDEWNHNPDKPLLNRFTKLYAPGSVFKPITAAVGLKLGVTTPGKVREIHGLRWSKDPSWGNYYVTRVKEVPVLNLRDALVYSDNIYLAQEALEMGADPFLKEAVKFGFEEGLPLPFPFPKASLANEGIKNEIQLADSGYGQGEVLMSPLHLALAYTPFINGGKLIQPVLDLSEQENKPQKTREVLDSDTAGIIKRMLVDVVQDPKGSGHGADLSGIELAGKTGTAELKISKGEKGQENGWFVAFDTRESKLLLAMMIEHVEDRGGSGYVVNKVAPILQKYYEKK